Proteins encoded together in one Luteimonas fraxinea window:
- a CDS encoding alpha/beta hydrolase family protein, whose translation MTNDIGAMLRERLRLAAPVSVAFEHGDVDTFDGFTRERIEYRGLEGDIIPAFLFMPTAQRARGGVVVFHQHNGEFHFGKSEIAGDVGSPFQAFGPALARRGLAVLAPDALTFEDRRGNVHGVEPHYYDWLQHYSAMSYRLLDGDTLMRKGLDDAQRALSVLIDAAGLDARRVGIAGHSYGGYTALYHAAVDPRCRFACISGAVCSFDTRRREETGITLFEAVPGLAQLIDTHDVLAAIGPRPTLVVSGTEDKYSRDADQVVARAAGDFITALRVERGHALEQERFDAIVEWLVQRVSG comes from the coding sequence ATGACCAACGACATCGGCGCAATGCTTCGAGAACGCCTCCGGCTTGCGGCGCCTGTGTCCGTCGCATTCGAACATGGCGACGTCGATACGTTCGACGGATTCACCCGGGAACGGATTGAATACCGCGGCCTGGAAGGCGACATCATTCCAGCGTTCCTCTTCATGCCCACGGCGCAGCGCGCCCGAGGCGGCGTGGTGGTCTTCCACCAGCACAACGGCGAGTTCCACTTCGGCAAGAGCGAAATCGCCGGCGATGTCGGCAGCCCGTTCCAGGCCTTCGGCCCGGCGCTCGCGCGTCGCGGCCTCGCAGTGCTGGCGCCGGACGCCCTCACGTTCGAGGATCGCCGCGGCAACGTGCACGGCGTGGAGCCGCACTATTACGATTGGCTGCAGCACTACAGCGCCATGAGCTACCGCCTGCTCGACGGCGACACGCTGATGCGCAAGGGCCTCGACGACGCCCAGCGTGCGTTGAGCGTGCTGATTGACGCCGCCGGACTCGACGCACGCCGCGTCGGCATCGCGGGCCATTCGTACGGCGGCTACACCGCGCTGTACCACGCTGCCGTCGACCCGCGCTGCCGCTTCGCCTGCATCAGTGGCGCGGTCTGCAGCTTCGACACCCGCCGCCGCGAAGAGACTGGCATCACCCTGTTCGAAGCCGTACCGGGCCTGGCGCAGCTGATCGACACGCACGACGTGCTGGCGGCCATCGGCCCGCGCCCGACGCTGGTGGTGTCGGGGACCGAAGACAAATATTCGCGCGACGCCGATCAGGTCGTAGCGCGGGCCGCTGGTGACTTCATCACCGCGCTGCGCGTCGAGCGTGGACACGCGCTCGAGCAGGAGCGGTTCGATGCGATCGTCGAATGGCTCGTACAACGCGTGTCTGGTTGA
- a CDS encoding leucine-rich repeat domain-containing protein produces MKCVERLAACAVLWLSIAPSTLAAPLLRGDALHVCNALSGFTNLRDGPGASRSDVVTRMPNGQRLRFANAERTPEGHVYYRVAMLDAEGDAMRSGYVHHEAVRATCDMPATQNDALARLAASIAADNPELAASDIVAVNADFDGTSIDLKHLLQLQNLSALAAWKTLEFIDLTGSGVTDLAPLSGLQALKTLSLYETAVRDITPLSKVRALETLNLHGTQIADVDALSGLQSLHTLYLSTSRVRDIGGLGGLPDLRVLTLSETQIDDLSPLASLSSLRNLTLSSAGVRDTAFLRDKPLLKTLDLDGNDIDDLSVIAALPALESAMLSTNPFTDIAPLAQMTTLRTLSLANSTAADYRPLAKLTGLTRLELAGSGIVDLAPLATLTRLESLALGGTRVARIDAVARMPSLRMLYLFDTQVDDLAPLAGLRQLERLSLGSTPVADLSPLAGHRAMRVLDLRRTRVTDFSAIAPMTSLVELDLAGTSFTAMSTLAPLKALQTLDLSETAVDDVSVLATLPELRWVRLEKTNVRDVSPLRSMTTLRSLRLTGSPVGNVDVLSALADAGLDIRTD; encoded by the coding sequence ATGAAGTGCGTTGAACGTCTGGCCGCGTGCGCGGTGTTGTGGCTCTCGATCGCCCCATCCACGTTGGCCGCGCCGCTCTTGCGTGGCGACGCGCTGCACGTCTGCAACGCGCTGAGTGGCTTCACCAATCTGCGCGACGGACCTGGCGCCAGCAGGTCCGACGTCGTGACCCGGATGCCGAACGGCCAACGGCTCAGATTCGCGAACGCCGAGCGGACGCCCGAGGGGCATGTCTACTACCGCGTCGCCATGCTGGATGCGGAGGGCGACGCGATGCGCAGTGGCTATGTGCACCACGAGGCCGTGCGCGCGACGTGCGACATGCCGGCCACGCAGAACGATGCGCTCGCGCGGCTGGCGGCCAGCATCGCCGCGGACAATCCTGAGCTCGCTGCGTCCGACATCGTGGCCGTCAATGCGGACTTCGATGGCACTTCGATCGACCTCAAGCATTTGCTGCAACTGCAGAACCTCTCCGCACTGGCGGCGTGGAAGACGCTCGAATTCATCGACCTCACCGGGTCGGGTGTCACCGATCTGGCGCCGCTGTCCGGCCTGCAGGCGCTGAAGACGTTGAGCCTGTACGAAACGGCAGTGCGCGACATCACGCCGCTGTCGAAGGTGCGTGCTTTGGAGACGCTGAATCTCCACGGTACGCAGATCGCCGATGTGGACGCGCTGTCGGGCCTGCAGAGCCTGCACACGCTGTATCTGTCGACGAGTCGCGTGCGCGACATCGGCGGGCTCGGCGGTCTGCCCGATCTGCGTGTGCTGACGCTGTCGGAGACGCAGATCGACGATCTGTCGCCGCTCGCATCCTTGTCGTCGCTGCGCAATCTCACCCTGTCGAGTGCAGGGGTGCGCGACACCGCTTTCCTGCGCGATAAGCCGCTGCTGAAGACGCTGGATCTCGACGGCAACGACATCGATGATCTGTCCGTGATCGCAGCGCTGCCGGCGCTGGAAAGCGCGATGCTCAGCACTAATCCGTTCACCGACATCGCGCCACTGGCGCAGATGACGACGCTGCGCACGCTGTCGCTGGCCAACAGCACCGCGGCGGACTACAGGCCGCTGGCGAAGCTGACGGGTCTGACCCGTCTGGAACTCGCCGGTAGCGGCATCGTCGATCTCGCGCCGCTCGCCACGCTCACCCGGCTCGAATCGCTTGCGCTGGGCGGCACACGCGTTGCGCGCATCGATGCCGTCGCCCGGATGCCGTCGTTGCGCATGCTGTATCTGTTCGACACGCAGGTCGACGATCTCGCGCCGCTGGCGGGTCTGCGGCAGCTGGAACGGTTGTCGCTCGGCAGCACGCCCGTCGCCGATCTGTCGCCGCTCGCCGGCCATCGCGCGATGCGCGTGCTCGATCTGCGACGGACGCGTGTCACGGACTTTTCGGCGATCGCGCCGATGACTTCACTCGTGGAGCTGGATCTGGCCGGCACCTCGTTCACTGCGATGTCGACGCTGGCGCCACTGAAAGCGCTGCAGACACTGGATCTGTCGGAGACCGCCGTCGACGACGTCTCGGTGCTCGCAACCCTGCCCGAACTGCGCTGGGTGCGCTTGGAAAAAACGAACGTGCGCGACGTGTCACCGCTGCGGTCGATGACCACGCTGCGTTCCCTGCGGCTGACCGGATCGCCGGTCGGGAATGTGGACGTGCTGTCGGCGCTGGCTGACGCGGGGCTCGATATCCGCACCGACTAG
- the hutU gene encoding urocanate hydratase, whose amino-acid sequence MTDASRHDPSRTIRAPRGSELTCRSWLTEAPFRMLQNNLDPDVAERPEDLVVYGGIGRAARDWACYDAILESLKTLGDDETLLVQSGKPVGVFRTHSDAPRVLIANSNLVPHWATWEHFHELDRKGLAMYGQMTAGSWIYIGSQGIVQGTYETFVEMGRQHYGGDLTGKWILTAGLGGMGGAQPLAASLAGACSLTIECQQSRIDFRIKTRYVDEQATDLDDALARIEKYTQAGEAKSIALLGNAAEVLPELVKRGVRPDCVTDQTSAHDPVHGYLPIGWSVERWLTEQSANPEAVRDAAKASMRVHVEAMLAFHAAGIPTVDYGNNIRQMAQDEGCTNAFDFPGFVPAYVRPLFCRGIGPFRWVALSGDPEDIAKTDAKVKELIPDDAHLHRWLDMAAERIAYQGLPARICWVGLGVRDKLGLAFNEMVRNGELKAPIVIGRDHLDSGSVASPNRETEAMQDGSDAVSDWPLLNAMLNVAGGATWVSLHHGGGVGMGYSQHSGVVIVCDGTAEADTRIARVLWNDPGTGVMRHADAGYDIAKDCAKAQGLNLPMAR is encoded by the coding sequence ATGACCGACGCTTCGCGCCACGACCCGTCCCGCACGATCCGCGCCCCGCGCGGCAGCGAGCTGACCTGCCGGTCGTGGCTCACCGAAGCGCCGTTCCGCATGCTGCAGAACAATCTCGATCCCGACGTCGCCGAGCGCCCGGAAGACCTCGTCGTCTACGGCGGCATCGGCCGCGCCGCGCGTGACTGGGCCTGCTACGACGCGATCCTCGAATCGCTCAAAACCCTCGGCGATGACGAAACACTGCTGGTGCAGTCCGGCAAGCCGGTCGGCGTGTTCCGCACGCACAGCGATGCGCCGCGCGTGCTGATCGCCAACTCCAATCTGGTGCCGCACTGGGCGACGTGGGAGCACTTTCACGAACTCGATCGCAAGGGCCTGGCGATGTACGGCCAGATGACCGCGGGTTCGTGGATCTACATCGGCAGCCAAGGGATCGTGCAGGGCACGTACGAGACCTTCGTCGAGATGGGGCGCCAGCACTACGGCGGCGACCTGACCGGCAAGTGGATCCTCACCGCGGGTCTCGGCGGCATGGGCGGTGCACAGCCGCTGGCCGCGAGTCTCGCCGGCGCGTGTTCGCTGACCATCGAGTGCCAGCAGAGCCGGATCGATTTCCGCATCAAGACGCGCTACGTCGATGAGCAGGCCACTGACCTCGACGACGCACTTGCGCGCATCGAGAAGTACACGCAGGCAGGCGAAGCGAAATCCATCGCGCTGCTGGGCAACGCCGCCGAGGTGCTGCCGGAGCTGGTGAAGCGCGGCGTGCGTCCCGACTGTGTCACCGACCAGACCAGCGCGCACGATCCCGTTCACGGTTACTTGCCGATCGGCTGGAGCGTCGAGCGCTGGCTCACTGAGCAGTCCGCGAATCCCGAGGCCGTGCGCGATGCTGCCAAAGCCTCGATGCGCGTGCACGTTGAAGCGATGCTCGCGTTCCACGCTGCTGGCATTCCGACCGTCGACTACGGCAACAACATCCGTCAGATGGCGCAGGACGAAGGCTGCACAAATGCCTTCGATTTCCCGGGCTTCGTGCCGGCCTACGTGCGCCCGCTGTTCTGCCGCGGCATCGGCCCGTTCCGCTGGGTCGCGCTGAGCGGCGATCCCGAAGACATCGCCAAGACCGATGCCAAGGTCAAGGAACTGATTCCCGACGACGCGCATCTGCACCGCTGGCTCGACATGGCCGCCGAGCGCATCGCCTACCAGGGCCTGCCTGCGCGAATCTGCTGGGTGGGCCTGGGCGTGCGCGACAAGCTGGGCCTCGCGTTCAACGAGATGGTGCGCAACGGCGAACTCAAGGCGCCGATCGTGATCGGCCGCGACCATCTCGATTCCGGCTCCGTTGCCTCGCCCAATCGCGAGACCGAAGCGATGCAGGATGGTTCCGATGCTGTCAGCGACTGGCCACTGCTCAACGCGATGCTCAACGTTGCCGGCGGCGCGACCTGGGTGTCGCTGCATCACGGTGGTGGCGTGGGCATGGGCTACTCGCAGCATTCCGGCGTGGTCATCGTCTGCGACGGCACCGCGGAAGCTGACACGCGCATCGCCCGCGTGTTGTGGAACGACCCCGGCACCGGCGTGATGCGCCATGCGGACGCGGGCTACGACATCGCGAAGGACTGCGCGAAGGCGCAGGGTCTGAATCTGCCGATGGCGCGCTGA
- a CDS encoding ThuA domain-containing protein, whose amino-acid sequence MNPRSVFAAVCAVALAGCATQAGSTQLTTSASSETATRVLLFSRTAGFRHDSIPVALDTLQALGAQSGFAIDATEDAALFTDAELARYDAVVFVSTTREVLDPTQQAAFERYVAAGGGFMGVHAAADSGYTWPWYGDLVGAWFARHPEGLQSVRVVFEHNAGPDGLRDWRVTDEIYDYRRNPRSFVQVTASIDPASHPAGRMGDDHPIAWCHTNAGGRAWYTGFGHDPALYADSVFRAQLLRGLLWTTGRSDAC is encoded by the coding sequence ATGAATCCTCGCTCCGTATTCGCCGCCGTCTGCGCGGTGGCCCTCGCCGGCTGCGCCACGCAGGCCGGATCGACGCAGCTCACCACGTCCGCCTCAAGCGAAACGGCGACACGTGTGCTCCTGTTCTCACGCACTGCCGGCTTCCGCCACGACTCGATCCCCGTCGCATTGGATACCTTGCAGGCGCTGGGTGCGCAGTCCGGATTCGCGATCGATGCGACCGAGGACGCGGCGCTGTTCACGGATGCGGAGCTCGCGCGCTACGACGCGGTGGTGTTCGTCAGCACGACGCGAGAAGTGCTTGACCCCACGCAGCAGGCCGCGTTCGAACGCTACGTCGCCGCAGGTGGCGGCTTCATGGGCGTGCACGCCGCCGCCGACAGCGGCTACACCTGGCCCTGGTACGGCGATCTGGTCGGCGCGTGGTTCGCACGCCATCCCGAAGGCCTGCAGTCGGTGCGTGTGGTGTTCGAACATAACGCCGGGCCGGACGGCCTGCGCGACTGGCGCGTCACCGACGAGATCTACGACTACCGGCGCAATCCGCGATCGTTCGTCCAGGTGACCGCGTCGATCGATCCCGCCTCGCATCCCGCCGGGCGCATGGGCGACGACCATCCCATCGCCTGGTGCCATACCAACGCCGGCGGCCGCGCCTGGTACACCGGCTTCGGCCACGACCCGGCGCTGTATGCCGATTCGGTGTTTCGCGCGCAACTGCTGCGCGGCCTGCTGTGGACCACGGGACGCAGCGACGCCTGCTGA
- a CDS encoding ectonucleotide pyrophosphatase/phosphodiesterase: MRMPRSTCLRAFALLPLLLLTACATVAPPSDSDAMSASTPVADARPTLLLVSLDGLRPDYLGRGETPHLDALARDGVQAWMRPSYPSLTFPNHYTLVTGLRPDHHGLIHNSMVDSTLGDFRLSDREAVGNGAWYGDGEPLWVTAENAGLRTATLSWPGSEAPVHGVRPTRWYPFDDTRPLDTRVDMVLDWLSEPAATRPAFATLYFEHTDSAGHNYGPDSPQLHAALQAVDAALGRLVDGLRTRGLQDRVNLVVVSDHGMAEVPPGQAIAVEDIVTMEEARVTSTGQVIGIMPNAGLEAQVERKLLGAHAQYDCWRKGEMPARWKFGTHPRVPPIVCQMHKGWDAVPRDALARRPTHTRGSHGYDPDLPEMRAVFIANGPAFRRGVTLEGFDNVDLYPMLARLIGVTPAKNDGNAETLVPALRDGVR, encoded by the coding sequence ATGCGGATGCCTCGATCGACCTGTCTGCGCGCGTTTGCGCTGCTTCCGCTGTTGCTGCTGACCGCCTGTGCCACAGTCGCGCCGCCGTCGGATTCCGACGCTATGTCCGCCTCGACGCCCGTCGCGGATGCGCGCCCCACCCTGCTGCTGGTCTCGCTCGACGGCCTGCGCCCCGACTATCTCGGCCGCGGCGAAACCCCGCATCTCGATGCACTGGCGCGCGACGGCGTGCAGGCCTGGATGCGGCCGTCGTATCCATCACTCACGTTCCCCAACCACTACACGCTGGTCACCGGTCTGCGGCCCGACCACCACGGCCTGATTCACAACTCGATGGTGGATTCGACGCTTGGTGACTTCCGCCTGTCGGATCGCGAGGCCGTCGGCAACGGCGCTTGGTACGGCGACGGCGAGCCGCTGTGGGTGACAGCCGAGAACGCCGGCCTGCGCACCGCGACGCTGTCGTGGCCGGGCAGCGAAGCGCCGGTGCACGGTGTCCGTCCGACGCGCTGGTATCCCTTCGACGACACACGCCCGCTCGATACGCGCGTCGACATGGTGCTCGACTGGCTGTCCGAACCCGCCGCCACGCGCCCCGCATTCGCGACGCTGTATTTCGAACACACCGACTCGGCCGGACACAATTACGGCCCGGATTCGCCGCAGCTGCACGCCGCGCTGCAGGCGGTCGACGCGGCGCTGGGACGACTGGTCGACGGCCTGCGCACGCGCGGCCTGCAGGACCGCGTGAACCTGGTCGTGGTGTCCGACCACGGCATGGCCGAAGTGCCGCCGGGCCAGGCGATCGCAGTCGAGGACATCGTCACGATGGAAGAAGCGCGCGTGACCTCGACCGGCCAGGTCATCGGCATCATGCCCAACGCCGGCCTTGAAGCGCAGGTGGAACGCAAGCTGCTTGGCGCGCACGCGCAGTACGACTGCTGGCGCAAGGGCGAGATGCCGGCGCGCTGGAAATTCGGTACCCATCCGCGCGTGCCGCCGATCGTCTGTCAGATGCACAAGGGCTGGGATGCCGTCCCGCGCGACGCATTGGCCCGACGTCCGACGCATACCCGCGGCTCGCACGGCTACGACCCCGACCTGCCGGAAATGCGTGCGGTGTTCATTGCGAATGGACCGGCGTTCCGTCGCGGCGTGACGCTGGAGGGCTTTGACAATGTGGACCTGTATCCGATGCTCGCGCGGCTGATCGGAGTGACGCCTGCCAAGAATGACGGGAATGCGGAGACGCTGGTGCCGGCGTTGCGGGATGGGGTGAGGTGA
- a CDS encoding DNA-3-methyladenine glycosylase 2 family protein, with protein MPPPLPATDICEQARLSRDARFDGLFFTAVRTTRIYCRPVCPAPAPKAVNVTYYPNAAAAEAAGFRPCLRCRPELAPSNGHWHRGDDIVARALALIEQGALNEAPLSALAERLHIGERQLRRLFVERLGAAPVGVHGTRRLLFAKQLLTETALPITEVALAAGFNSVRRFNAVFQDAYRMPPRDLRKEPREATGDALTLRLGYRPPYDFPAMLDFLRGRALPGIEVVDEIAYTRVIGNADTSGWLRVDAWPGTRSDAAPTAVRLQLHGCAPSHLQDTVQRVRRMFDLDADPDTIAAHLGHDARLAPLLRARPGLRLPSGWDGFEIAVRAVIGQQVSVAAARTLTARLSQRFGTPLPETIAAQGFAHLFPTPDALVDADFDGLGLIGSRIATIRGIAAALLDGRVDFDRARTLDDFVERWVALPGIGPWTAQYIALRALGHPDAFPAEDLVLQKMLPTDGTRMSAKALRAHAEAWRPWRGYAVFHLWREASASIPARTAPSTRPRVRSTRSPSP; from the coding sequence ATGCCCCCACCCCTGCCCGCGACCGACATCTGCGAACAGGCGCGCCTGAGCCGGGACGCGCGTTTCGACGGCCTGTTCTTTACCGCGGTGCGCACGACCCGCATCTACTGCCGGCCGGTCTGTCCCGCACCCGCGCCGAAAGCCGTCAACGTCACCTACTACCCGAACGCCGCCGCAGCCGAGGCCGCGGGCTTTCGCCCCTGCCTGCGCTGCCGGCCGGAACTCGCACCGTCCAACGGTCACTGGCATCGCGGCGACGACATCGTTGCGCGTGCATTGGCCTTGATCGAACAGGGTGCCTTGAACGAAGCACCGCTTTCGGCACTCGCCGAGCGCCTGCATATCGGCGAGCGACAGTTGCGGCGGTTGTTCGTCGAACGGCTCGGCGCCGCGCCGGTCGGCGTACACGGCACGCGGCGTCTGCTGTTCGCCAAGCAGTTGCTGACCGAAACGGCGCTGCCGATCACCGAAGTCGCGCTCGCGGCCGGCTTCAATAGCGTGCGGCGCTTCAACGCCGTGTTCCAGGACGCCTACCGCATGCCGCCGCGCGATCTGCGCAAGGAGCCGCGCGAAGCGACCGGCGACGCGTTGACGCTGCGCCTCGGCTACCGCCCGCCGTATGATTTTCCGGCGATGCTCGACTTCCTGCGTGGCCGTGCGCTGCCCGGCATCGAGGTCGTCGACGAAATCGCCTACACCCGCGTGATCGGTAATGCGGACACGTCCGGCTGGCTGCGTGTCGACGCATGGCCGGGCACGCGGAGCGACGCGGCGCCGACCGCAGTGCGACTGCAGTTACATGGCTGTGCACCGTCGCACCTGCAGGACACCGTGCAACGCGTGCGCCGCATGTTCGATCTCGACGCAGATCCCGACACGATCGCCGCGCATCTCGGCCACGACGCGCGCCTGGCGCCTCTGCTGCGCGCGCGGCCCGGCCTGCGCCTGCCCAGCGGCTGGGACGGTTTCGAGATCGCGGTACGCGCGGTGATCGGCCAGCAGGTCAGCGTCGCCGCCGCGCGCACGTTGACCGCACGGCTGTCGCAGCGCTTCGGTACGCCATTGCCGGAGACCATCGCCGCGCAGGGCTTCGCCCATCTGTTTCCGACGCCGGACGCACTCGTCGATGCCGACTTCGACGGCCTCGGCCTGATCGGCAGCCGCATTGCGACGATCCGTGGCATCGCCGCCGCGCTGCTTGACGGCCGCGTGGATTTCGACCGCGCACGCACGCTCGACGACTTCGTCGAACGCTGGGTCGCCCTGCCCGGCATCGGTCCGTGGACCGCGCAGTACATCGCGCTGCGTGCGCTCGGCCACCCCGATGCGTTCCCCGCCGAGGATCTCGTGCTGCAGAAGATGCTGCCGACCGATGGCACACGTATGTCGGCGAAGGCGCTGCGTGCGCACGCAGAAGCCTGGCGGCCCTGGCGCGGCTACGCGGTCTTCCATCTGTGGCGCGAAGCGTCTGCATCCATACCCGCGCGCACTGCGCCATCGACGCGTCCGCGCGTCCGTTCCACCCGGAGTCCATCGCCATGA
- a CDS encoding methylated-DNA--[protein]-cysteine S-methyltransferase, with protein MSPVTTTVFTRTIDSPVGPLFLAASDAGLHAVEFAEHRHPVPRGNDWRDGAHAVLDATAQQLAEYFAGTRQTFDLPFAARGTPFQRQVWDALTRIPYGKTASYVELARMVEKPRASRAVGAANGRNPLSIVVPCHRVIGASGALTGFGGGLPTKEFLLTLEGAWPRADRLL; from the coding sequence ATGAGCCCAGTCACGACCACGGTATTCACCCGCACCATCGACAGCCCGGTTGGCCCATTGTTTCTGGCCGCCTCCGATGCCGGCCTGCACGCCGTCGAATTTGCCGAACACCGCCATCCGGTGCCGCGCGGTAACGACTGGCGCGACGGCGCGCATGCCGTGCTCGATGCGACCGCGCAGCAGCTTGCCGAGTACTTCGCCGGCACACGTCAGACCTTCGACCTGCCGTTCGCCGCACGCGGCACGCCGTTCCAACGACAGGTCTGGGACGCGCTGACCCGCATTCCCTACGGCAAGACCGCCAGCTACGTCGAACTCGCGCGCATGGTCGAGAAACCCAGAGCGAGTCGCGCGGTGGGCGCGGCGAACGGCCGCAATCCGTTGTCAATCGTCGTGCCCTGCCACCGCGTCATCGGCGCCAGCGGCGCGCTTACCGGCTTCGGCGGTGGCCTGCCGACCAAGGAATTCCTGCTGACGCTGGAAGGCGCATGGCCACGCGCGGATCGGCTTCTGTAG
- the ubiM gene encoding 5-demethoxyubiquinol-8 5-hydroxylase UbiM, which produces MQVDIAIVGAGPVGLCFARALAGSGLKVALYERQAHAAIAQPAFDGREIALTHASREILERLGLWAKFDPFDISELRDARIFDGERTDGLTITARDGRSAQLGWLVPNQRIRQAAFDVVADAPDITVQGASSVRDVVQHANGVTLALEDGVRVEARLLIAADSRFAGVRRLLGIGVRTRDFGMRMLVCRVAHTQPHHHAAWEWFDQGQTLALLPLNGNRASVVLTLPPQQMAEVEALDDAAFAVDMQRRFRDRLGTMTTIGTRHVYPLVGVYADRFVAGRAALLGDAAVGMHPVTAHGFNLGLQGADRLAHAIREAHVAGRDIAGAGLLERWARTHRASSWPMYTATGLVASLYTDDRAPARLLRGATLRIAQRIAPFRRLIAGHLTQAR; this is translated from the coding sequence ATGCAGGTCGACATCGCCATCGTCGGGGCCGGGCCGGTCGGGCTGTGCTTCGCACGCGCGCTGGCGGGCAGCGGGTTGAAGGTCGCGCTGTACGAGCGGCAGGCGCACGCGGCCATCGCGCAGCCGGCATTCGACGGGCGCGAGATCGCATTGACGCATGCCTCGCGCGAGATCCTCGAGCGCCTCGGGTTATGGGCGAAGTTCGACCCTTTCGACATCTCCGAACTGCGCGATGCGCGCATCTTCGATGGCGAGCGCACGGACGGGCTCACGATCACCGCACGCGACGGCCGCAGCGCGCAGCTCGGGTGGCTGGTGCCGAACCAGCGCATCCGCCAGGCCGCGTTCGACGTGGTGGCCGATGCGCCCGACATCACCGTGCAGGGCGCGTCATCGGTGCGCGACGTTGTCCAGCATGCCAATGGCGTGACGCTCGCATTGGAGGACGGCGTGCGCGTCGAAGCGCGTCTGTTGATCGCGGCCGACAGCCGGTTCGCGGGCGTACGGCGCCTGCTCGGCATCGGCGTGCGGACGCGCGATTTCGGCATGCGCATGCTGGTGTGTCGCGTCGCGCATACGCAGCCGCACCATCATGCGGCCTGGGAGTGGTTCGATCAGGGGCAGACGCTGGCGCTGCTGCCGCTCAACGGGAATCGCGCCTCCGTCGTACTGACGCTGCCGCCACAGCAGATGGCCGAAGTGGAAGCGCTCGACGATGCCGCGTTCGCCGTCGACATGCAGCGCCGTTTCCGCGACCGGCTCGGCACGATGACGACGATCGGCACGCGGCATGTCTATCCGCTGGTCGGCGTCTACGCGGATCGTTTCGTCGCCGGTCGCGCGGCACTGCTGGGCGATGCCGCCGTCGGCATGCATCCGGTCACCGCGCACGGATTCAATCTGGGCCTGCAGGGTGCCGATCGGCTGGCGCACGCGATCCGAGAAGCGCATGTAGCCGGCCGCGACATCGCCGGTGCCGGATTGCTGGAACGCTGGGCGCGGACACATCGCGCGTCGAGCTGGCCGATGTATACGGCGACCGGCCTCGTCGCGAGCCTCTACACCGACGACCGCGCGCCGGCACGATTGCTGCGGGGTGCGACGCTCCGCATCGCCCAGCGCATCGCGCCATTCCGGCGCCTGATCGCCGGACATCTCACCCAGGCGCGCTGA